The window ATCCTGGACGTGTACCCCCCGGGAGAAGAGTTCCCCGTCCGGGTTGAGTTCTTCGGGGACGAGGTGGAGTCGCTACGCCGCTTCCATCCCTCTACCCAGCGTTCCCTGGCCTCGCTGGACGGGATCGCGGTGGGCCCGGCCCGGGAGGACGTATTCTCGCCCGAGCGGCGCGACGCAGCACGCCAGGACATCGCCCGCGACCTGGCCCGCGCCGTCGAGCGGCTGGTGCAAAAGGGCAGGCCGCAGGAAGCGCGTCGCCTGCAGGAGAGGGTGGGGGAACACCTGGCCAGGATGGAGGACGGCCTTTTCCCCGGCCTGGATCAATACCTTCCTTACCTCTGCCCGCGGGAGTACACCATCCTGGACTACTTCCCGGAAGCGCCGGTGGTCGTCCTCGATGAACCTGACCGGCTCCGGGAGGCCGGGGAGGAAGCCGGGAAGGCAGGCACGGAACAGGTGGCTCACCTGTTGAGCCAGGGCCTGCTCCTTCCCCGGCAGGTGGAGGTGTATCTGTCCGTAGAGGGGTTGCAGCGGCGACTGGCGGGCCACCCGCGCGTCCTCTTTTCCCTGCTGCACCAGCGGGGGACCGAGCAGGTGACGGAGGTGTCGGATTTCCCCGCCCGCAGCGTCCCCGCGTACCATGGCCACTGGCCCTCCTTCTTGGACGACCTGAGCCGGTGGCGGCGCGGGGGCCGGGTGCTGGTGGTGGCAGCTACTTCCGACCGGGGGCGGGCCCTGGCGGAAAGGCTTGTTGACGAGGGGGTGGTGGCCCCCCGCCTGGTCCCCCTGAGCCGGGTCCCGGATCCGGGAGAGGTGCTGGTCACGGAGGGTGACCTGGAGACCGGATTCGAATTACCGTTCCTGGACCTGATCGTGGTCACCGACGCGGCGGTGTACGGGCGCCCCAAGCGGCGCCAGTTGCCCCGACCCAGAGAAGGGGTGCGCCTGGACCTGGGGGAACTTCGCCCCGGGGACTTCGTGGTGCATCAGAGCCACGGGATCGGAAGGTACCTCGGGGTGCGCACCCTGGAGATCGAGGGGGTGCAACGGGACTACCTGTTCCTGCAGTACGCGGGGGGCGATGCCCTGTACGTGCCCACCGAGCAGGTGCACCTGGTGCAGAAGTACGTGGGGCCGGAAGGACACCAGCCCCGCCTCAACCGGCTGGGGGGTACGGAGTGGACGCGGGCCCGCAACCGGGTCAAGGAGTCCGTGCGCCAGATGGCCCAGGAGTTGTTGAAACTTTACGCGGTCCGGCAGGCGGTGCCGGGGCACGCGTTTTCCCCCGATACCCCCTGGCAGCGGGAGTTTGAGGATTCCTTCCGGTACGAGGAGACCCCTGACCAGCGACAGGCCACGGAAGACATCAAGCGGGACATGGAAAATCCCCGGCCCATGGACCGCCTGCTGTGCGGGGACGTGGGCTACGGCAAGACCGAGGTAGCCATCAGGGCCGCTTTTAAGGCTGTAATGGACGGCAAGCAGGTGGCAGTGCTGGTCCCCACCACCATCTTGGCCCAGCAGCACTACTACACCTTACGGGAACGCCTGGCTGGATATCCCATCTGCGTGGAGGTGCTTTCCCGCTTCCGCTCGCCCCGGGAGCAGGAGTCGGTGCTGCGGCGCTTGCGCCGGGGGACCGTGGATATCGTGATCGGCACGCACCGCCTGCTACAGGACGACGTCGCCTTCAAGGACCTGGGCCTGCTCATCGTGGACGAAGAGCACCGCTTCGGCGTGGCGCACAAGGAGCGCCTCAAGCAGATGCGCATGAACGTGGACGTGCTCACCCTTACCGCCACCCCCATCCCCCGCACCCTGCACATGGCCCTGGCCGGCCTGCGGGATATGAGCGTGATCGAGACGCCGCCCGAGGATCGCTACCCGGTCCAGACCTACGTGGTGGAATACTCGGAATTCCTGGTACAGGAGGCCATCGAGAGGGAACTCCGCCGGGGTGGACAGGTTTTCTACGTGCACAATCGGGTACGCACCATCGAACGGGCGGCCGCACGCGTGCAGCGGCTGGTCCCGCGGGCCCGCGTGGCCATTGCCCACGGTCAGATGCGCGAGGAGCAACTGGAGCGGGTGATGCTGGAATTCCTCAACGGGCAGTATGATGTGCTGGTGTGCACCAGCATCATCGAGTCCGGTCTGGACATGCCCAACGTGAACACCCTGATCGTGGAGGACGCCCACGAACTGGGGTTGGCCCAGCTCTACCAGTTGCGGGGGCGGGTGGGGCGTTCCAACCGCCTTGCCTATGCCTACTTCACCTTCTGGCCCGACCAGCGTCTGTCGGAGCAGGCGGAGCGTCGGCTGCAGGCTGTTTCCGAATTCACAGAGCTTGGCTCGGGGTTCAAGATCGCCATGCGCGACCTGGAGATCCGGGGGGCGGGGAACCTGCTGGGACCCGAGCAGCACGGGTTCATCATGGCGGTGGGCCTTGACATGTACTGCCGCCTGCTGGAAGAAGCGGTGCGGGAATTGCAGGGCCAGCCCGTCCCCCAGGAGGTGCCAATCACCCTGGAACTGAAGGTGGATGCCTACCTCCCCGACGAGTGGATCCCCGACTCGGGGCAGAAGATCGCCGCTTACAAGATGCTGGGGGCCATCCGGGGGGCCCAGGATGCCACCCTGGTCCGTGAGGAACTGGAGGACCGGTACGGCCCTATGCCCCTGCCTGCCCGTAATCTGCTGGCGGTGGCCCGGGTCAAGGCCATCTGCCAGCGCCTGGGGATCACCAGCGTAACTCAGGTGCGCGACCGGGTGCTCATCCGCCTTCCCCGGGAGATGCCCCGCAGGCTGCGCGGCCCCGTGTCGTACAGCGGGGGGCGCCGTCCCACCCTCACGCTATCGGTGCAGGGCCGTTCCCCGGAGATGATGCTGGGCGATCTGGAAGATGTGCTGACCCAATTGGAG of the Bacillota bacterium genome contains:
- the mfd gene encoding transcription-repair coupling factor: MHGAPGSVRSLVIAALHRLCGKPFLVVTASTALAERRAQDLRTLLGGQVWVFPPLEVLPYEVLARSGSLVWSRAAVLTSLLRGEKGVVVAPLGALLRRLGDPAWLGGLDMRLQPGAVASPGDLARRWQEAGYERVDTVERPGQFAWRGGILDVYPPGEEFPVRVEFFGDEVESLRRFHPSTQRSLASLDGIAVGPAREDVFSPERRDAARQDIARDLARAVERLVQKGRPQEARRLQERVGEHLARMEDGLFPGLDQYLPYLCPREYTILDYFPEAPVVVLDEPDRLREAGEEAGKAGTEQVAHLLSQGLLLPRQVEVYLSVEGLQRRLAGHPRVLFSLLHQRGTEQVTEVSDFPARSVPAYHGHWPSFLDDLSRWRRGGRVLVVAATSDRGRALAERLVDEGVVAPRLVPLSRVPDPGEVLVTEGDLETGFELPFLDLIVVTDAAVYGRPKRRQLPRPREGVRLDLGELRPGDFVVHQSHGIGRYLGVRTLEIEGVQRDYLFLQYAGGDALYVPTEQVHLVQKYVGPEGHQPRLNRLGGTEWTRARNRVKESVRQMAQELLKLYAVRQAVPGHAFSPDTPWQREFEDSFRYEETPDQRQATEDIKRDMENPRPMDRLLCGDVGYGKTEVAIRAAFKAVMDGKQVAVLVPTTILAQQHYYTLRERLAGYPICVEVLSRFRSPREQESVLRRLRRGTVDIVIGTHRLLQDDVAFKDLGLLIVDEEHRFGVAHKERLKQMRMNVDVLTLTATPIPRTLHMALAGLRDMSVIETPPEDRYPVQTYVVEYSEFLVQEAIERELRRGGQVFYVHNRVRTIERAAARVQRLVPRARVAIAHGQMREEQLERVMLEFLNGQYDVLVCTSIIESGLDMPNVNTLIVEDAHELGLAQLYQLRGRVGRSNRLAYAYFTFWPDQRLSEQAERRLQAVSEFTELGSGFKIAMRDLEIRGAGNLLGPEQHGFIMAVGLDMYCRLLEEAVRELQGQPVPQEVPITLELKVDAYLPDEWIPDSGQKIAAYKMLGAIRGAQDATLVREELEDRYGPMPLPARNLLAVARVKAICQRLGITSVTQVRDRVLIRLPREMPRRLRGPVSYSGGRRPTLTLSVQGRSPEMMLGDLEDVLTQLEQILAAPVGAR